Genomic DNA from Brassica rapa cultivar Chiifu-401-42 chromosome A04, CAAS_Brap_v3.01, whole genome shotgun sequence:
ATGAAAGTTCTTGTTGATGGTGTATCCAAgttcatttatataaataaataagtatttCTCTCATAACGAGAAATTACGAATCAAAGAGATCCTGAAGGCATATATAATCATCAAAAAGGTGTTAAATTCGGAAGCGGCTTTGAGATATCACAGTTCATGTAAGAAAAACAAAGCAAGTgagaaaagaaaacacaatAACGGAGGCGCATACGAGGAAATCGATCTTTCCGGAATCATCCGAAAATCTATCGAAAAAGTCCTAGATCGATCTATGCATCTTATACAAAAACTGGAAATCGAAAAAGGATGAAGACTTGCAAAGATCAGAACCCATAGAGAAGATGAATGATTGGGATCAGGGTTCTCAGTAGGCTTGGGCATTTGGGTAGTCAGATTGGTTCTCGTCGGATCCGGATCCTTCGGATCTTATATACTAGGATCCATCCAATAGAGTAATTAGAATTTGTTGGGTTTAAGTTGATTCGGGTCCAGTTGTTTAGAAACGTtaatatcaattattttttgtttctaaaagttTCGGGTCGGCTTCGGGTAGTTAAGACccgaaaaatacccaaaatccaaaaaaaaattataaacccgAAAAGATAtctgaaaatattcaaatatccaaaaatactAGAAATTTCATCCATAATCTAATCCAAAACTCGAAAATACGTAAAAAATTTATCCAATTATccgaattatatttttgaaaatctaaaattttacttGAAAACCAAAACTATACATGAAAACCCGAGTTCAAAACTATATGtaataccaaaattatatcgaaacaccttatatttaatatatattagaagCTTCAGATATTTCAGATACCCATGAGGTCTCGGATTCGGTTCTATGTCGGATCAAAAATCCGCAATTTCTCACAACAAGATTCATTGGGGTAAATGACATTACATGTACCTGATCCGAACCGGTTTTTTCTAGTCGCTCGGATCACATGCCAAACTTTTGAGGAGAGATTTGGGAGTTAAGTTTGTAATTAGTTTATGTAATTTGACTAGATGGGCCTTCTCTGACAAGTATACTTCCGGAGCTTTCCATCTTTCTGCAACAACGTTTTCAACACTTGCGCCATCAATTTTACACAACCCAAAACTATTGGGCCTTCACAAGCCAATTCTCTCTACTGGGCCACGAAGAATTCTCTGGGGCCACTCATCTGATCTTCACTTAAATTGTCTACTAGAGTTTATACTTTCTATTGtgccaacaaaaaaaagtatatacttTCTAcggattttttttggtaaataaaaaggtatttttacctttttgcCGGGAACCCAAACATTGTAAATAGTCTCTCCCACCATTACTTTCTACAAATTTGTAAACTCTTGCAACTATTTTAATCTAATGCACCAAATGTAAGCAAGAAAAAAACCGACTAGATGACGACGCGGATGTATGGGCAAATGGCGAGGATACTTTCGTGATTAGCTTCAAAACCTGTGATTTGGGattagataacgaatcaaaattTCAAGTAAACCAAGTGGGTTGGCAAAATTCAACTTTAGCTCTCTTCTAATTAGGGTCGACTGGTTAAAACGCaacgtttgcggttgcggaagTTTGCGGTTGTGGATGCGGAAGTTTGCGGATACAGATGGCGGTTCCAAGCGTTATTAAGTGTTTTGTACGACTGGCACAATGTTTAAAAATTCTTGCGATTACGGGATATTTGTGACTGGTTGATTATGAGATATTGCAGcggtttaataataaattatcaatattaacatattataacattataaaaatataaaacatactattgtgatatatataatgattaCTTATGATACTCTTTgtgaatttaatataaaatgtgtatatatatattttataatatttctattttaaaattttaaaataattttaaaataattttatatttatttatttatatgcaaCCGTAAACACTAGCTGAAACcaatttttgattttaagaggttcagAGGTGTTTAAAACGTtttgtagcggtttgtatgattggaACAACAAATTAACTGTGTGGTTATGCGGATtcgacaaaaacaaaaaacacacacacacataaagGATGTCAGGCATGGGAAATCTAGTTGTTCTCTGAATCAAGTAACTTACACCCGTGCCACAATGAGACATATAAAGCTTATCCCCGATGCATTAGTATTATTTGATAAGAAAATTATGTATAAGTTCctatactaataaaaaaattactacaatattataagatttttttttaagaaatcaaTGCAATGATCTCTTATATATAATCAGGTACAATTTGGACTGAACATAATGGACGTGGTCGGGTTACAGGTTTGAAAATGTGCCAGGTAAAACACCCCGGATTTGAAACCTACCACTTAGATAAACTGCACACATGTGGGAATATAAAGTATTTTTATGGTTTGTCACTTTGTCTTATGATCTTCGTGATTAGGTCTTGATTGGTAGAGCGTTAGCACTAGCAGTACCAGTATGCTATGGAAGGACTATGTTACATGAGctatatgtttttgttaaactatttaatAGGATAATTGATAGAACAGTATGAgtatactatttaaaattattataaaaattagtatataatatataatatatttatttttaatgaatatatttttaagatatatttataaatatagtaacatataaaatgaaaaatatatataattaatttattttatttaataatttaaaaattatgtttatcaaaaaaatattattttaaaataaatattataattaaaatatctatttaaaaataataatatttcacatttaaaatactttaaattatataaaataaaattatatgaattaaattttatattttaaatgtgaaaaactactttaaaaaattattataaattaattttagaaatcaaACTTTTGTTTTCTGGATATAAAAACAATTCTATGATATTATTacctaaaaataaaacaaaaagataaatatataaaaaaaattgactttAGATAATGATTTCCTTAGGTAAAAAAAATCATCTACAACAAGATGAAAACAAAGCTAATCCTccacaaattattaaaattcaAGTAATAGTGATTTAATTGGAAATTTAActgattttgtaaaaaaataaagccagaaataaatttgatttttattattttgttgcagaactataaataaattaaatattaaataactataTAGATTCTAATGTGGCTAAAGACATTTGTtgattagaaaaatattatggAACTGAAAAAAGCTTTGGAACAAAAATCTCCAGACGGTTGGTTGTTTCTAGATAAATTTAACAGGCTAATATGTTTGAGTCAAGGCTAATCTTCAAATATTTTAAGATGCAATACACAGAGAAAAGGATCACACACAAAATGTTACCaagtttctaaaaaaaaaaaaaatttcgttaAACTATAAAAGATGAatagttatattattatgtACAAGATATTTACTAGGAGAGGCCTTTGAGAGGCAGTTGTATTACACGCGCGTCTCCCATCGTTCTCTTTACCCTAAAATCTCCGATTGAAAAGGGTGGAGCCACTGCGGATCTCCGGCGGCCTCGTCGGTGTTTGTAGTGGTCTCCCCCTCAACGGAATCAGCACAACGAGACGGAATATGCAAGATCTGGTGTTTCTAGAGGTGTTCTCGCTTCTCGCTGCGACTCGGGAGAATTTCTGAAGCGGAAATTCCTATGAAGCTCCACCGCTCTGGTGATTCGTCGGTGAATGGTTGGAGTCTACTGTTAGAGGACGACGGCGACCCACCGGAACCGCAAGTCAGTCATCGGGGTAGGGGCTTAATCTCCGATGGGAAGGTTTGGTTTGGCAGTGTCGGTGGATCTCACCTCTGTAGATGGCGGTTCTCTTAGGTCCTGAATCTCGCCGGCTCGTCTTCCTCCTTCCTCCGCCATGAAGAGTTGATGAACACACAATACATCGGACCTGTGAGACGGTGAAGCTGTCACGGTTAACGGCGGTTAGGGTTTTGGAGTTGGCTTCTGTATCGAGGTCGACGTTTATGGCCGCGGGACACTCCGAGGGTGGCTCTGTTGAAGGTAACGGGTACGGATCTGGCGGGCCGTTGACACCACCGCCGTGAGAAGTCACTGGAAACTGGATTATGGGGTCACGGTGTCTATCGGAGGAGGGAGTAGTCTTCCTCTGTCTTATTTCCCATAACCTAAGCTCCTCTCTGTTTTGCTTGAGCTGTGTATTAGTCGAGTCCAAATCACTTGTAACCTATGTATTGATGTTTCTCCGGTACACCGGAACTTGTAAGATTCCGATTGCCCTTCGGGgatgatttattaaatatatatattaaaaaaaaaaaaaaaaaaaaagatatttactATTAACGAATAGAACTGAAATtcaatttttgtaaaatatgCTAAAACATgaacaattttattaaaatagtttAGTTTTAAATTGAGTAACGAAAATATcaactataaatatttaatgtatatataaatatatatatcaactgTATTCTACAGAAAGCATAGAGTGGTAGCCTCGAGATACGATACGCACAAATCCGGTATTATCGTATTCGTACGGGGGCAAACATTCGTATACGTACGGTACGGTATGTCTGCATTGTGTAAGCCACACTTTTACAAGTATCAGATTTCCATTTTCCTgcccaattgttttttttttttgtaatcgaCGTGAATTCTTCTTCATTTCGCATAATTGGCAATGGATCTTTCCATTAAGAAGGAAGAACCATTAGACACATACTGGGTTCGACTTTCGAGagaacttcttcttcttgatatgCTTTCCATTTTTGGATTCTCCGTAAATAGTATTCATTACAAAAAAAGAACCATTTGATTCAGATTGGTTTATTGATTCCTTCTTGACGTGGGTTCTTCTTAATCCTTTGAATTATCCCTTACTCTATGATCAACATTTTTTGTAATTGATTCAGACAATTGGATTTTTTTCATTAAGAAGAACCCTAGaatatatttgattaattaACTCGAGggctttttttgttttacaccTCGACATACTAGTAGTAGATTGTAAGCTTGTGGGAAAGAGCAATACAAACATGCTTAAAGTTGACTAACACATCTTTCTGCGtgtttcttttttattcttGACCATCATCATACCATAGTTTATAGGTTCTGTTCTTTCACTGCAGCTTCATGCTTCTCATCCTGccaaacaaacaaatttttttagacATTTAGCTTCTGAGTCTAGTTGATTTTGTTAGTTTTCATGTCAAAGAATCATCCTCCAATATAAGAGAAATATTGTAATTTATGGTAGAAATCTCCGGTTCTAAATCTTATTATCTTAAGCTCTGTTTGTGAATACAAAACATTTAGTATTAGATATTATTTTTGGATGTTTCTTGGGCAATATGTGGGAATCAGTTCATATAAGATACTAGCTAAAGCAACAAGGAATGATTCTAGGCATATTTAGTGCATGTGTGGGTGCTTTTAGTTTGGTTGTAACAAAGCCTGAGAAGAAAACACTTGGCAGATTTAGAGACTCATATTGCTTAGTATCAGAAGTCAGAGAATCTTTGTAAAGTAAAAAGCCTTATGCTGAAACAGACATGCCCTTTCCCTTTTAAGTTTGATTTGGTCTAATATATTGCCATCGCATAGGAATATAATTTGTCTATACAATTATCTTTAAAATGGAACATATAAGTAGCCTATTATGGATATAAACAAAGTGGATTACCTGTAATTATCACAAATTGTGTCTAATTAGATTGAAATAGAAATGGTACCTTTTTTCCTCATCACGCAGCCTGCCCTTAGTGCTGCCTCCATTAGTCTTGTAGTTAGGGAATGCCACGTGCCCATTCTCAATGCTTTCTATGTCACGTACGAGAAGCTCGTATTGTCTCTTAGCTTCATCTGGTGTTGTCCCACCAACAGCTCTAGCGACATTGTACCAACGGTCAGGGGAGTCCTGGTCATAGGTTGCTAGAGCACTCTCAAAGGCTTTGCTCTGCTTAACAGTCCATGCGCCAGATCCATAAGCAGACATTGAGTTTGATGCCATTGTGAAAATGAGTGTATATAAAGTTGATGTTTTCTTTGTAGTAGTAATAATATAATGAGGAAATGATGTGTGTACAGATGTCGAAGAGTTCTTGCTCTTTATAAAGAGATGTGTATGGAGGAGGGATCGAAGTGGGGTATAGTGCCAGTTGGCTAAGATATCTTTgccaaaacaaaattaactttAGGTCTTTGTCTCCATAGGAAACGCATAACTAATCTTGAAAAGAATATTGAGCAAAAATCGTGGAGATCAGCATCAAAGATCCCAAACTAATCACCCCCAAAGATTACATTTTAAAGTGATTATTTCCATCCACATTTGGCATATGATGCTCGGTAGAGAAATCTTTTCTATAAATGTTGTAATTAATACATTTACTTTTCTTTCCTAATGTGTTATAAtgttatcaatactattaaagcagaatatTTAATAGGATTATACCCTTAAATTGTTATGTTATTTACAAGTTATGTCATTGCCATATTTTTGcataaaacaatttattaatttcaACCATAAAATGAACCAATCGTTTTGCAGTATTTGCTACCCAATAGAATTTCaacatttattaatatttcCTATATCACAAAATCATTTGAAAAATTAACCACCCCTAAATATTCTCCTCTATTAAATATCCCATATATTCTCTTTTCCTTATTTTGCATATAATGTAAGTTAAAAACTTACCTAgaacaaaaaaatcttttgaAAACAACATCAGATTCAACTTGGCCCATTAAGTTTGTTGTAATCCATGTTAGCAACAAACTCTAATTCATGACAAACTAATTAAATTATTTCCAATTTTATTAATCTTAATGTTTTTAGTTATATCATAGAAACTTTGGATTACCAAAAGCTTTTGAAatgtatatatagtttttaacaACAAAAATGTATCACAATCCTTTATTAAATGTCatatcaaaattcaaaacttCACAATCTCATTTATGCCATAAATAAACTTTCTTTCatttgcaaaaagaaaaagtcTATTGAAGGAAAGAACTTATAATTTACATTACTCGGTTCAATTCTTTTAAAAACCATTGTACTATAAAATTTacaaagtttgttttgttgtaatgaaaacatataatatggaaaaaattatAGTATAGACCTAAGaaaatttttgtcacaaatatagatcttaaaaataaaaatgaccaaaatatgttttatcaaaagaagtaaatatatatttatatccctaaggttaattaatctaaacattagggtttagagttaaggggtaaagtttagggtttaaggtttagagtttagggtttagggtttagagttgaagagtggggttttggggatatgacttcaaatttttaaaataaaaaaatttaaaattttcaaaataaaaaaatgttattttggtcattttagtttttgaagtctatttttgtaacaaaaacttaaaaatgtctATCTGAAGAATTGCTCTATAATATGTCAACAAACTTTTTAATTAATCAACATAAACATTCATGCGTTTTTAAAGAGCtgatcaaaatctaaaatctagtTATCTAGATTAAAAAGGAACAGTTTAGGTGATGAGTAGTTTGGAAAATTCTCTTACTGGAACATTCTGGTCTCTAAACACAGCACAAAGCTAACCGTACCGTAACAAAGGAATTCATAATTATTGGGTTAGGGAGAAGTCTCTTTTAACAGATGATTTTCGTTGACTATAAAGATTTCTTCTTATCGAAATCTTTGTAATTTGCACTAATCCACACGAAAAATATATGGAGCTTTTCATGTGTTTTCTTGAAAGAAAGTGGGGGCAGAGAGCTTTACCTCGGGATTCTGAGTCCTGAAAAAAACATATCAAGCTATCTAGCTGTATGGAACTTTTTTCCCGTACAATCTATAGGCATACTTGTGTGTTCTTTTGTTGTTCTTGTTGAATAAAAGGTCAACATTGTTTACCTACCTTTTATTTCCTTGGCCGGTTGGGTCCATTTTTTTAAGTTAGGTAACTGTGTTT
This window encodes:
- the LOC103864287 gene encoding protein RADIALIS-like 2, with product MASNSMSAYGSGAWTVKQSKAFESALATYDQDSPDRWYNVARAVGGTTPDEAKRQYELLVRDIESIENGHVAFPNYKTNGGSTKGRLRDEEKRMRSMKLQ